A region from the Desulfitobacterium dehalogenans ATCC 51507 genome encodes:
- a CDS encoding major membrane immunogen, membrane-anchored lipoprotein, with amino-acid sequence MKKIKSIMSVFALGTVLVLSGCTGGQTTPATAVKDPAPAQDGKYKDGNYFAQQDAFAKGWKYMVTIEVKDGKIASADWNGANEKGGPDKVAFSASGQYGMKKGGAQAEWHEQAEKAEAYLVQTQDPTKINYKDDAGHSDDIAGVSVSVKDFFELAKKALDAGPVDKGPYKDGAYYAEAPMYGKDGWKYSASLTVVNGNIVAADWNGLNVKGGKDKDTLSADGEYGMKEKGKAQAEWHEQAQKAEAYLLKTQDPTKVNYKDDAGKTDDIAGVSIKVKDFFELAKAALDKGPIAQGSYKDGIYYAADEKFEKGWKYMASIVVKNGTIVGVDWNGIPEDATKPNKDVQSTNGDYKLAPGNQGEWAVQAQKAEAHLLKTQDPTKITYKDDAGHSDDIAGVSVTVGEFFKLAQKALEGAK; translated from the coding sequence ATGAAAAAGATTAAATCTATAATGTCAGTTTTTGCCTTAGGTACTGTTCTCGTATTAAGTGGGTGCACAGGTGGCCAAACTACACCGGCTACCGCGGTTAAGGATCCGGCTCCTGCTCAAGATGGAAAATATAAAGATGGGAATTATTTTGCACAGCAAGATGCATTTGCCAAAGGTTGGAAGTATATGGTGACCATCGAAGTTAAAGACGGTAAAATCGCTTCCGCTGATTGGAATGGCGCCAATGAAAAAGGTGGACCGGATAAAGTTGCATTCTCTGCTTCTGGTCAATATGGTATGAAAAAAGGTGGTGCTCAGGCAGAATGGCATGAGCAAGCCGAAAAAGCAGAAGCCTATCTTGTTCAAACTCAAGACCCCACCAAGATCAACTATAAGGATGACGCAGGACATAGCGATGACATTGCCGGCGTATCCGTCAGTGTTAAGGATTTCTTCGAACTAGCTAAAAAAGCTTTGGATGCTGGTCCAGTAGACAAAGGTCCATATAAAGATGGTGCATACTATGCTGAAGCCCCTATGTATGGTAAAGATGGTTGGAAATATTCCGCTAGCCTTACTGTAGTCAATGGAAATATCGTAGCTGCTGATTGGAATGGCTTAAACGTTAAAGGCGGCAAAGATAAAGATACGTTATCTGCAGATGGCGAATATGGCATGAAAGAAAAAGGGAAAGCCCAAGCAGAATGGCACGAACAAGCACAAAAAGCAGAAGCTTACCTCCTGAAAACTCAAGATCCCACTAAGGTTAACTACAAGGATGATGCAGGTAAAACTGATGATATTGCCGGAGTATCCATCAAAGTTAAGGACTTCTTCGAGCTGGCTAAAGCTGCTTTAGACAAGGGACCGATTGCCCAGGGTTCCTATAAAGATGGTATCTACTACGCCGCTGACGAAAAATTTGAAAAGGGCTGGAAATACATGGCCAGCATCGTAGTTAAGAATGGAACTATCGTTGGTGTTGACTGGAACGGTATTCCTGAGGACGCTACCAAGCCAAATAAAGACGTTCAATCCACTAACGGTGATTACAAACTCGCCCCTGGAAACCAAGGTGAATGGGCTGTGCAAGCACAAAAAGCAGAAGCTCATCTCCTGAAAACTCAAGATCCGACTAAGATCACCTACAAAGATGATGCCGGTCATTCCGATGATATCGCTGGGGTATCCGTAACAGTAGGTGAGTTCTTCAAACTAGCTCAAAAAGCTCTTGAAGGTGCCAAATAA
- a CDS encoding FAD:protein FMN transferase — protein MRALRPSPFKSRLIMILTCLCLSFSLVGCLATETKVKEFEPVVETTFLMGTVAKITIYDEITDKEIFQKIFDRLTDIEQRMTINDDYPNSEIIQLNKASGKEFVKINADTFYVLEKAKYFAELSQGKFDITVGPIVKLWNIGSDNARVPGEDEINEKLPLVDYHELILDKESSSAKLNQEGMVVDLGAIAKGYAADEAAKILKEAGIKHAIVNLGGNIVAINTKPDGSLWRLGLQDPYEIRGKSMGVALLNDQTMVSSGTYERYFEEDGKVYHHLIDPDTGYPGENGLISVSIITKESINADGLSTGTFLLGLEEGMKMIEEMPDTEAIFITADKKVYVTSGINDSNFEITNPDYHLQTSTFSEVK, from the coding sequence ATGCGAGCTTTAAGACCGTCACCCTTCAAATCTAGGTTAATTATGATTTTAACTTGTTTATGCTTGAGCTTTTCTCTAGTGGGATGTTTGGCTACAGAGACCAAGGTGAAGGAGTTTGAACCTGTAGTCGAAACAACTTTTTTGATGGGGACAGTAGCAAAGATCACCATCTACGATGAGATTACAGATAAAGAGATCTTTCAGAAGATTTTTGATCGTCTCACAGATATTGAGCAAAGAATGACTATTAATGATGACTATCCAAACAGTGAGATTATCCAGTTGAATAAAGCTTCAGGTAAGGAGTTTGTGAAAATAAACGCCGATACATTTTACGTTTTAGAGAAGGCGAAATATTTCGCTGAACTTTCTCAAGGAAAATTCGATATTACTGTAGGCCCCATTGTAAAGCTTTGGAATATCGGCTCAGATAATGCTCGGGTCCCTGGTGAAGATGAAATAAACGAGAAGTTACCTTTGGTTGATTATCATGAGCTTATTCTCGATAAAGAAAGTTCGAGTGCTAAATTGAACCAAGAGGGTATGGTGGTGGATTTGGGGGCTATCGCCAAAGGGTATGCTGCGGATGAGGCGGCAAAAATCCTCAAAGAGGCTGGAATCAAGCACGCCATTGTTAACCTTGGGGGCAATATTGTGGCTATAAATACCAAACCCGACGGATCTCTTTGGCGGCTTGGCTTGCAGGATCCTTATGAAATCAGAGGAAAATCCATGGGTGTGGCTCTGCTCAATGACCAGACCATGGTCTCATCCGGGACCTATGAACGATACTTCGAAGAAGATGGCAAAGTCTATCATCACCTGATTGATCCGGACACAGGCTATCCCGGAGAAAATGGGCTGATCAGTGTTTCCATCATTACTAAGGAGTCTATTAATGCCGATGGTTTATCCACCGGTACCTTCCTTCTGGGCCTTGAGGAAGGTATGAAAATGATCGAAGAAATGCCCGATACGGAAGCAATATTCATCACCGCCGATAAAAAGGTGTATGTAACGTCAGGCATCAACGACTCGAACTTTGAAATTACAAACCCGGATTATCATCTGCAGACCAGCACTTTCTCAGAGGTTAAGTAG
- a CDS encoding FAD-dependent oxidoreductase: MKKKVLIVGGVAGGASAAARLRRLDEEAEIILFERDDYISFANCGLPYYIGGAINKRERLMVQTPEDMKARFNIDVRIRSEVIKLDTDNKKVLVKSQSRGTYEESYDSIVLSPGAKALRPNIPGIDSKRILTLRNIPDTDAIKGIVDQKGVHSAIVIGGGFVGVEMAENLRERGLNVTLVEAAPHILAPFDTDMVVLAEKKLVDHGIRLILSDGVKSFQDLDNQVEVTLASNTKLQGDFIILAIGVTPDTGFLKESGLELGPKGHLIVNESMETNIPHVYAVGDAVEVLDYITKTKMAIPLAGPANKQGRIAADNIAGLNSTYKGTQGTAILKIFDLTAASTGANERTLQRANLPFHVIHIHPVSHASYYPNAYPMTLKLIFGNDGKIFGAQGIGGDGVDKRIDVIATVIRLGGSIEDLTELELAYAPPFSSAKDPVNMAGYVAQNVLSGKAHMMVWDDLKKIDEDYIFVDVRTKVEFAMGHVEGAINIPVDDLRQRIQELDPEKLIIVYCQVGLRGYFADRILSQKGYRVLNLTGGYTTYSIQGFDPNKALDDYKKEFNPYPCCDDEAAIDPDTQMIKH; the protein is encoded by the coding sequence ATGAAGAAAAAAGTACTCATTGTCGGTGGAGTGGCCGGCGGAGCCTCCGCAGCAGCTCGACTAAGACGTTTGGATGAAGAAGCAGAAATCATCCTTTTTGAACGTGATGACTACATCTCTTTTGCCAATTGCGGATTACCTTATTATATTGGAGGAGCTATTAATAAACGGGAGCGATTAATGGTTCAGACCCCGGAAGATATGAAAGCCCGCTTCAATATTGATGTTCGAATTCGCAGTGAAGTCATAAAGCTTGATACAGATAACAAGAAAGTTCTCGTCAAAAGCCAGTCCAGAGGAACCTATGAAGAAAGTTACGATTCCATCGTTCTCTCCCCCGGCGCAAAGGCTTTGCGACCCAATATTCCCGGCATAGACAGCAAGAGAATCCTCACTCTCCGCAATATTCCCGATACGGATGCTATCAAAGGCATAGTGGATCAAAAAGGCGTTCACAGCGCCATTGTCATTGGCGGTGGTTTTGTGGGAGTTGAGATGGCTGAAAACCTCAGGGAACGGGGATTAAATGTGACTCTCGTCGAAGCCGCCCCCCATATCCTCGCCCCCTTTGATACGGATATGGTGGTCCTTGCGGAGAAAAAGCTCGTGGACCACGGAATTCGCCTCATATTGAGTGATGGCGTAAAATCCTTTCAAGATCTGGATAACCAAGTTGAAGTGACCCTGGCCAGTAATACGAAGCTCCAGGGAGATTTTATCATCTTAGCGATTGGCGTCACTCCTGATACAGGATTCCTAAAAGAAAGCGGTTTAGAACTGGGACCCAAAGGCCATCTGATCGTTAACGAATCTATGGAAACGAATATTCCCCATGTCTATGCCGTGGGGGATGCTGTCGAGGTCTTGGACTATATAACCAAGACAAAAATGGCCATTCCTCTGGCCGGTCCGGCTAACAAGCAAGGACGAATTGCAGCGGATAATATCGCCGGATTAAATTCAACCTACAAGGGCACTCAGGGGACTGCAATCCTCAAGATTTTTGATCTCACCGCGGCCAGCACCGGTGCTAATGAGAGAACGCTGCAACGGGCCAATCTACCTTTTCATGTAATTCATATTCATCCTGTTTCCCATGCTTCCTATTACCCTAATGCTTACCCTATGACCCTAAAGCTCATCTTCGGTAACGATGGAAAGATTTTCGGCGCCCAGGGCATCGGCGGGGATGGGGTAGATAAACGCATTGACGTTATCGCCACGGTCATCCGCCTTGGGGGGTCCATTGAGGATCTAACCGAACTGGAATTGGCCTATGCACCGCCCTTCTCCTCAGCTAAAGACCCTGTCAATATGGCCGGGTATGTGGCTCAGAATGTTTTATCCGGTAAAGCTCACATGATGGTCTGGGACGACCTGAAAAAGATAGACGAAGACTATATTTTTGTTGATGTTCGGACTAAAGTTGAATTTGCTATGGGTCATGTGGAAGGAGCTATAAATATTCCCGTGGATGACCTTCGCCAGCGTATCCAAGAGCTGGATCCTGAAAAATTAATTATTGTCTATTGCCAAGTCGGGTTAAGAGGCTATTTCGCCGACCGGATTCTTTCCCAAAAGGGCTATCGGGTCTTAAATCTCACCGGTGGCTATACCACTTACTCCATCCAAGGCTTTGATCCGAATAAAGCCTTAGATGACTACAAAAAAGAATTTAACCCCTACCCTTGCTGTGATGATGAAGCAGCCATCGACCCAGATACTCAAATGATCAAGCATTAA
- a CDS encoding ArsR/SmtB family transcription factor has protein sequence MDHGYAKYNEVAELLKVLAHPVRLCIVSKLLEMGESNVTSMHTCLNTPQSTISQHLQKLRSAGIVEYRRSGLEIYYKIKNQRITQLVSDVLQEV, from the coding sequence TTGGATCATGGTTACGCAAAATACAACGAGGTTGCTGAATTACTCAAGGTTTTGGCTCATCCGGTAAGACTTTGTATTGTAAGCAAGTTGCTGGAAATGGGGGAGTCCAATGTAACCTCCATGCATACTTGTCTCAATACTCCTCAGTCCACAATATCACAACATTTGCAGAAATTGCGTTCCGCCGGTATCGTGGAATACCGCAGGAGTGGATTAGAAATTTATTACAAAATAAAAAATCAAAGAATTACCCAACTTGTCAGCGATGTTCTTCAAGAAGTGTAA
- a CDS encoding Crp/Fnr family transcriptional regulator: protein MEGKTKGIVEELIETFSFARELSYKQIETLVDHSNIQEVPAGTVIAEKGSYCHGLALLLSGKLRVAMSSEDGREVTIYHIFKGRICPLSAACVLGDFKGNTVTVTAETDVKVVWVSRRFLAQSFVESEPFYRFVINDISNRLFEATEVVDSIAFVPVRKRLAQLLFSSSSGGRSPIYMTHEGFARELGTAREVISRELKGFERLGILTLSRGRLDIKDPKELEKLTQ from the coding sequence ATGGAAGGTAAAACTAAAGGTATTGTCGAGGAATTAATCGAAACCTTCAGCTTTGCTCGAGAGTTATCCTATAAGCAGATTGAGACATTAGTGGACCATTCAAATATTCAAGAAGTTCCTGCCGGTACAGTGATTGCAGAAAAGGGATCCTATTGTCATGGCTTAGCACTACTTTTATCCGGTAAATTAAGGGTGGCCATGAGTTCAGAGGACGGACGGGAAGTGACAATCTATCATATTTTTAAAGGAAGGATTTGTCCTCTATCGGCAGCCTGTGTATTAGGGGATTTTAAGGGAAACACGGTCACAGTTACAGCAGAGACTGACGTTAAGGTGGTTTGGGTATCCCGCAGGTTTTTGGCGCAGTCGTTTGTAGAATCAGAACCCTTCTATCGGTTTGTAATCAATGATATTTCCAACCGACTTTTCGAGGCGACAGAGGTCGTGGATAGTATTGCCTTTGTCCCGGTAAGAAAGCGATTGGCACAACTCTTATTCTCCAGCAGTAGTGGTGGCAGGTCTCCTATCTACATGACTCATGAAGGCTTTGCTCGAGAGCTGGGTACAGCACGGGAAGTTATTAGTCGGGAACTAAAAGGGTTTGAACGGTTGGGTATTTTAACGTTATCGCGAGGACGTCTGGATATCAAGGATCCTAAGGAATTAGAAAAACTCACCCAATAG
- a CDS encoding rhodanese-like domain-containing protein: MKHRFRFKTLLGMSLLAFALAGCSHTSPAAVIEPGSSEAPLVEQFESVRQVVEDFLSSDKVVSMTPEELYQIVQERNDHYYLVDIRANQDFINSNIQGSVSIPYAQTSDPERLEALPKDKTLVVIDYNGHQAAQTAATWNQLGYQAVPLLYGVQSWTQEASSIGYEAFPGQPLNNTLVTEVNPIVLSENTSPEIKYPEGKTQDYIAQTTRTYLDRNYKGVITAEELYGELQQGSTDHYFLVDIRDLKHYQQGHIEGSVNIPLDQLADPDKVKSYSPDKRIVLIGYDGMDASQGSRSLVTLGYDCVALKYGMSYWSAEEEATGVTPVHNLVKEYYQLTPLNYLPPSTGAAGCG; the protein is encoded by the coding sequence ATGAAGCATCGGTTTCGATTTAAGACCCTGCTTGGGATGTCGCTTCTTGCATTTGCTTTGGCAGGGTGTTCCCACACAAGCCCGGCGGCTGTAATTGAACCGGGTAGTAGTGAAGCGCCTTTGGTGGAACAGTTTGAATCTGTCAGGCAAGTCGTGGAGGATTTTCTCTCAAGTGATAAAGTGGTCTCTATGACGCCCGAGGAGCTTTATCAAATTGTTCAGGAGCGTAATGATCATTACTACTTAGTGGATATAAGAGCCAATCAGGATTTCATCAATAGCAATATCCAAGGCTCAGTCAGCATTCCCTACGCTCAAACTTCTGACCCTGAAAGGCTAGAGGCTTTGCCCAAAGACAAAACCCTGGTGGTTATTGACTATAATGGCCATCAGGCAGCGCAAACAGCTGCCACTTGGAATCAGCTGGGATATCAGGCGGTACCGCTTCTCTATGGAGTACAAAGCTGGACACAGGAAGCATCATCCATCGGTTATGAAGCATTTCCCGGTCAACCCCTTAACAACACTCTAGTTACAGAAGTCAATCCAATAGTCCTTTCGGAGAATACATCTCCAGAAATTAAATACCCTGAGGGGAAAACCCAGGATTATATAGCTCAGACCACCAGAACGTATCTGGATCGGAATTATAAAGGAGTGATTACTGCGGAAGAACTTTATGGCGAGCTTCAACAGGGTTCTACAGACCACTACTTTTTAGTGGACATTCGAGACCTGAAGCATTATCAGCAGGGTCACATTGAAGGATCTGTCAATATTCCTCTCGATCAATTGGCCGACCCGGATAAGGTTAAGAGCTACTCGCCGGATAAGCGCATAGTCTTGATTGGCTATGACGGTATGGATGCCAGCCAGGGTTCCCGAAGCTTGGTCACCTTAGGCTATGATTGTGTGGCTCTGAAGTATGGAATGAGCTATTGGAGTGCCGAGGAGGAAGCTACAGGAGTGACTCCGGTGCACAACCTTGTTAAGGAATATTACCAATTAACTCCGTTGAACTATCTCCCACCGAGTACAGGTGCTGCAGGTTGCGGTTGA
- the srrA gene encoding respiratory selenite reductase catalytic subunit SrrA, with the protein MRPISRRSFLKIAAATTTAVALPQALNMNFKAFAQDAKTAEVTRVPSLCNGCSSYCGVWAYVKNGRLWKIEGNEIHMKSRGHLCARGHGIAQNVYNPGRVTQPMKRVDDKNNFQPMTWEEAFQEVGAKMKAIVEEHGGDKMVWACHGGKETYAQQFMDIIGSATYITHYATCFSAKTNIWQNMVGGMFNPDLDQAKTMLFVGRNYAGGIIPAAMKRITEAKAKGARIIVVDPRFCELATIADEWIPIRPGTDLAFFLGIAHTLITENLYDKDFVEQYVYGFDEFWMHNKDFSADKAAAICGIAADKIREIARELAKSAPQAFLDPGYHGLAAHYQNSNETMMLNIIINALLGNFWKAGGLFPAASTTFGHPEATYYGPTAVKGIRADGAGEAREYPLVEPSRGIPQRIPDMIEKGRAKMVFFYSYNPLRSAPEPEYQKKIKNADLVVSIPYDWNETSLYTAHYILPENHYLERTEHPKVINGNIYWPAAQVATRFKALESTTSSLDLLDIMKGLTKAYGIENLYGYTVEEELEVALGPIGISVDELREKGCIELMPSVLPKDEGLTFSTFTGKIEFSIGAWRKEGYLGVPTWVPPLVEPKETNEFRLIHGKQPWHSHIMTTNNPYLMAITEEKKGTTMWMNSSRAIELGIQEGDWVKVTSDIATKQVQIHVTEGLHPECVWIPSTYGTFSEKLELGFGKGVNYNDFIPARIDKKTGHVMGQECIVTIAKGGK; encoded by the coding sequence ATGCGGCCAATATCACGTCGGTCCTTTTTAAAAATTGCTGCGGCCACTACAACAGCAGTTGCTCTGCCTCAAGCATTGAATATGAACTTCAAAGCCTTTGCTCAGGATGCCAAGACTGCAGAAGTCACACGGGTTCCATCACTTTGCAATGGATGCTCCAGTTACTGTGGAGTATGGGCTTATGTGAAGAACGGCAGACTGTGGAAGATCGAGGGTAATGAAATTCATATGAAATCCAGGGGACATCTCTGTGCGCGGGGGCATGGGATTGCTCAGAATGTGTATAACCCTGGACGGGTAACCCAACCCATGAAGCGTGTGGATGACAAAAACAATTTCCAACCTATGACCTGGGAGGAAGCCTTCCAGGAGGTCGGGGCTAAGATGAAAGCCATTGTGGAGGAGCATGGCGGCGATAAAATGGTCTGGGCTTGCCATGGGGGTAAGGAAACTTACGCTCAGCAATTTATGGATATTATCGGCTCTGCCACCTATATAACCCACTATGCCACCTGCTTTTCAGCTAAGACCAATATCTGGCAAAACATGGTGGGCGGTATGTTTAACCCGGATTTAGATCAAGCCAAAACCATGCTCTTTGTGGGAAGAAACTATGCCGGGGGAATTATTCCCGCTGCTATGAAACGGATAACGGAAGCCAAGGCCAAAGGAGCCAGGATCATCGTAGTGGATCCCCGTTTCTGTGAATTGGCGACCATCGCCGATGAATGGATTCCTATTCGGCCCGGAACAGACTTAGCCTTCTTTTTAGGAATCGCACACACTTTAATTACGGAAAACCTCTATGATAAGGATTTTGTGGAGCAATACGTTTACGGCTTTGACGAGTTCTGGATGCATAATAAGGATTTTAGCGCCGATAAGGCAGCCGCCATTTGTGGTATTGCTGCGGATAAGATTCGTGAAATCGCCAGGGAATTAGCCAAGAGTGCTCCCCAAGCCTTCCTGGATCCGGGCTATCACGGATTGGCCGCCCACTACCAAAATTCCAATGAGACCATGATGTTGAATATTATCATCAACGCTCTCCTCGGCAACTTCTGGAAAGCGGGTGGACTATTCCCAGCCGCCAGCACTACTTTCGGTCATCCTGAGGCCACCTATTACGGGCCTACTGCTGTAAAAGGGATCCGGGCAGACGGTGCCGGTGAAGCCAGAGAATATCCTTTAGTGGAACCTTCCCGTGGTATTCCCCAGAGGATCCCCGACATGATCGAAAAGGGAAGAGCTAAAATGGTATTCTTTTACTCCTACAATCCTTTGCGTTCAGCCCCTGAACCGGAATACCAAAAGAAAATTAAAAATGCGGATTTAGTAGTAAGCATTCCTTATGACTGGAATGAAACCTCTCTCTATACCGCCCATTATATTCTACCTGAGAACCACTATCTGGAGCGGACGGAGCACCCAAAGGTTATCAATGGTAATATCTATTGGCCGGCAGCCCAAGTGGCAACCCGCTTTAAAGCTTTGGAGAGCACCACCTCGAGTCTTGACCTGTTGGATATTATGAAAGGCTTGACTAAGGCTTACGGAATTGAAAATCTCTATGGCTATACCGTGGAGGAAGAATTGGAAGTAGCTTTAGGTCCCATAGGGATCAGTGTGGATGAACTTCGGGAAAAGGGATGTATAGAGCTTATGCCCTCAGTACTACCCAAAGACGAAGGCTTAACCTTCAGCACCTTTACCGGAAAAATAGAGTTCTCTATAGGAGCCTGGAGGAAGGAAGGGTATCTGGGTGTACCCACATGGGTGCCACCCCTGGTGGAGCCTAAGGAAACCAACGAGTTCCGCTTGATTCATGGCAAACAACCCTGGCATTCCCATATTATGACTACCAATAATCCGTATTTGATGGCTATCACAGAAGAGAAAAAGGGAACCACCATGTGGATGAACAGTTCCCGCGCAATTGAGCTAGGTATTCAGGAGGGGGACTGGGTTAAAGTCACCAGTGATATAGCCACTAAGCAGGTG